A region from the Oceanidesulfovibrio marinus genome encodes:
- a CDS encoding HDOD domain-containing protein, whose protein sequence is MGLINVSDLKEGMVLDADLVTPKGRFLLGKGVPITNKHITIMKSWGVTEADIAGASREDAAAETIASLGPECMSQAANEVDTIFAKANSDHPAVAELKRLCTIRTAQAINRGEEIRSPKPLSPLEKDDFRRLRRMQMETPTLADLVTRHVSLVSFPDIYVRIAEVLNDPLSSASHLADVVAKDPSLSTKLLRLVNSPFYGFPAKIESISRAISLIGSRDVTNLALGISVLSYFEMIPPDSLDVHSFWLHSITTGIVARTLASQKVGLTEERFFVAGLIHDIGRLTLIKEMPEQFRLALLLSRVESMPLHEAEREVFGYNHAQVGGMVFKKWRFPTSLERPVRFHHKPESALNLLEPAIIHIADIIAVAMHNGMGGSYYVPELYEEAWDILGLTTGVLQLALTQSDRHIGEIERTFFNSDIGRRARHGR, encoded by the coding sequence ATGGGCCTCATCAACGTCAGCGATCTCAAGGAAGGCATGGTCCTCGATGCCGACCTGGTCACCCCTAAGGGGCGCTTCCTGCTTGGCAAAGGGGTCCCGATCACCAACAAGCATATTACCATCATGAAGAGCTGGGGCGTGACCGAGGCCGACATCGCCGGCGCCAGCCGCGAGGACGCCGCCGCGGAGACCATCGCCTCCCTCGGTCCCGAGTGCATGAGCCAGGCCGCCAACGAGGTGGATACGATCTTTGCCAAGGCCAACTCCGACCACCCGGCCGTGGCCGAGCTCAAGCGGCTGTGCACCATCCGTACGGCCCAGGCCATCAACCGCGGCGAGGAGATACGCTCCCCCAAGCCGCTCTCCCCGTTGGAAAAGGACGATTTCCGGCGGCTGCGCCGGATGCAGATGGAGACGCCCACCCTGGCCGATCTCGTGACCCGCCACGTGTCGCTGGTCTCCTTTCCGGACATTTACGTGCGCATCGCCGAGGTGCTGAACGACCCGTTGAGCTCGGCCTCGCACCTGGCCGACGTGGTGGCCAAGGACCCCAGCCTCTCCACCAAGCTCCTGCGGCTGGTGAACAGCCCCTTCTACGGCTTCCCGGCCAAGATCGAATCCATCAGCCGGGCCATCAGCCTCATCGGCTCGCGCGACGTGACCAACCTGGCCCTGGGCATCTCCGTGCTCAGCTACTTCGAGATGATCCCGCCGGACTCCCTGGACGTGCACTCCTTCTGGCTGCACTCCATCACCACCGGCATTGTGGCGCGCACCCTGGCCTCGCAAAAGGTCGGGCTCACCGAGGAACGCTTCTTCGTGGCCGGGCTCATCCACGACATCGGCCGGCTTACGCTCATCAAGGAGATGCCGGAGCAGTTCCGGCTCGCCCTGCTCCTTTCCCGCGTGGAGAGTATGCCCCTGCACGAGGCGGAGCGGGAGGTATTCGGCTACAACCACGCCCAGGTGGGCGGCATGGTCTTCAAGAAGTGGCGCTTCCCGACCTCGCTGGAGCGACCGGTCCGCTTCCACCACAAGCCGGAGAGCGCGCTGAACCTCCTGGAGCCGGCGATCATCCACATTGCGGACATCATCGCCGTTGCCATGCACAACGGCATGGGCGGTTCGTACTACGTGCCCGAGCTGTACGAAGAGGCGTGGGACATCCTGGGTTTGACCACAGGCGTGCTGCAGCTTGCCCTGACCCAGTCGGACCGCCACATCGGCGAGATCGAACGCACCTTCTTCAACTCGGATATCGGCAGGAGGGCGCGCCATGGGCGATGA